Genomic DNA from Hymenobacter jejuensis:
TGAGCGCACGCTGATTTCGGCTGATTCGCGCTTCGACCGCTACAACAACGGCGAGCGCACGGCCCTCAGCCGCGAAGAAGTGCAGGGCCTCGTGCTGTTTACCACCCATCCCGATCCGAACCAAAACCTGCGCGGCGCCAACTGCTTTCACTGCCACGGCGCCCCATTGTTTACGGCCCGTGATTTCTTCAACAACGGCCTCGACCTGAGCTTCGCCGACCAAGGCCGGGGCGCCGTTACGGGCCAAAGCTTCGACAAAGGCAAGTTCCGAGCGCCTTCCCTGCGTAATATCGCCCTGACGGCGCCCTACATGCACGACGGCCGCTTCCAGACCCTGGCAGAAGTGCTGGACCACTACAGCGAACACGTCGAGCGGGCCAGCCCCAACATCGACCCGAATATGCTGGACGGCACCAACGTTCCGTTTGGCACGCAGCTCAACCTTACCGCTACCGAGAAAGCTCAGGTCGTAGCATTCCTGCACGCCCTCACCGACTCCACATTTATCCAAGACAAACGGTTTTCAGATCCGTTCAAACCGTAATTAACATTTTGATAATCAATTATTTATCTTTAATATAGATAATTGCTCGTTATTTATATTCTGCCTTTCTAATACTTTTGCCTGCCGCGCAACCGTTAGGGCAAAAGCTCGTCCGTTTGTTACGTTTATCTGCTGGCTCGGCTTGTTGTTATCGTTTTATAATTTCTCCTCTACCCTTTAATGAAACATCCTTTACTACTGCTCATGCTACTGAGCAGCACAGGTAGCCTGCGTGCCGTCGCGCAAACTACACCGTCTGCTTCCCGACCTACTTTATCCACTCTTCCGACGGCAAAAGGCAACGGCCGACTTACGGGCACGGTCGTCAATGCCAAGAACAACCAACCGGTGGAATATGCCACGGTGGCGCTGCTCGACAAGGCCACGGACAAGCCGCTTGATGGTGGCGTCTGCGATGAAAAAGGCCATTTTTCGCTGACTAAAATTGCGGCGGGCGACTACAAAATCAGCATCAGCTTTGTTGGCTTCCAATCCAAAGTAATTGACAATGTGCGCGTTGCTGATGCCGACGCGACCGTCAACCTAGGCCAGATCAGCTTAACGCCGAGCGTACAGCAGTTGAAGGAAGTAAAGGTAACCGGCGAGCGTGAGTTGGTCGAAAACAAGGTCGACCGCATCGTATACAACGCCGAAAAAGACATCACCAATACCGGTGGCACCGCCGCCGACGTGCTTCGCAAAGTTCCGCTCCTGACCGTTGATCTCGATGGCAACGTGCAGATGCGGGGCTCTTCCAACTTGCGCGTGCTCATCAACAACAAGCCCTCGACCATTGTAGCCGCGTCGGTGGCCGATGCCTTACGCCAGATTCCAGCCGATCAGATTAAATCGGTGGAGGTAATCACTTCGCCTTCAGCCAAATACGATGCCGAAGGAACGGGGGGTGTTCTCAATATCATTCTGAAGAAAAATAGCTTGCCCGGCGTCAATGGGTCGGTGGGCGCCTCAGCAGGCACGCGGAGCAGCAACCTGAACACCAACCTCAATGCCCGGCGTGAGAAATTCGGGCTGAATGCCAACGCAGGTTCCTATCTGTTCTACAACCGCGGGCGCGGTGAAACGGCCCGCACCACGTATCTACCTAATAACCTAGAGGCTTCGCTAGAGCAAACCAGCACCAGCCGCACAAACGGCGCCAGCCTGTATGGCCAATTGGGCTTCGACTACGACCTGACCGCCAAGGACGCGTTCTCGCTGAGCGGCCGCGGCAACCTGTTCCGGTTCCGCAACACCTCCGACCAGTTTTCAGCCTATACGTCTCCGCTCACGCCCAGCGACGTGTACGACCGCGATGTGGCCAACCGCAACCAAAACCGCAACATCGACCTCAATTTCGGCTACACGCGCACGATGAAGCCGCGTCAAGAGCTGAGTTTGCTGGCGCTCTACAGCATCAGCAAAGGCAACTCCGACTACGGCCTCGACCAGTTTCGGGACCAAACCCGGCTGGATTATCGCGAGAAAAGCTTCAACGACAACCGTAACCGCGAAGCGACGCTGCAAGCCGATTACATGCAGCCCGTGGACAGCACCGGCACGCTGGAAATCGGGACCAAAATGATTCTGCGCGACGTAGGCAGCGATTATCAGATTCTGGCCGACAGCCTGAAAGGCACTGGTTATTTGCTGATTCCGTCGCGCACCAACGAGTTTCGCTACCAGCAAAACGTGTATGCGGGCTACCTGACGTATGCGTTCACCTGGCAGAAAGTGTACACTTTCAAGGCAGGCGGGCGCCTGGAAAACACCCACATCAACGGCGATTTTCTGACCAGTGATGCTACCGTGAGCCAGTCGTACACCAACTTTGTGCCGAGCGTAATGGCCGCGCGGGATTTCGGAAAAACCAAAAACCAAAAGCTGAAGCTTAGCTACTCGCGCCGCATTCAGCGGCCGAATATCTATTTTCTGAACCCGTACGTCAACACCCAAGATCGGCGCAACGTCCGGTCGGGAAACCCCGAGCTGAATCCGGAACTAACAAACTCGTACGAACTGGGCTACAGCACCTATTTCAAAACGTCGTCTATCAACGCCTCGGCCTATTGGCGCCAGACGAACAACGCCATCGAGCAGATTTCGCAGACGGTGCCCAGTACCACGTTTTTCCCCGATGATCCGGCCGGTAGCACGTTGCTTTACAGCACGTTCCAGAACGTAGCCCGCAACGCCAATTACGGCCTGAACCTATACGGCTCAACCAAAGTGCTGACTAAAGTAACCGTCAACGGAAGCGTCAATGGCTACTACCAAGTCGTGCGTAGCGCGGCGCTCAACACCACCAATCGCGGCCTGATGTTCAATGGCAACCTGTCCACCTCGTGGCAGATCGGCAAGGGTTATAGTGCTCAGTTCAACGGGTTTATGAGTTCGCGCACCGTCACGCTACAAGGGCGCTCGTCGGGGTTCCGCTATTATGCTTTGGCCATGAAGAAGGAATTATTCGAGAAGAAAGGCAGCCTGACGTTGAATCTGGAAAACCCTTTTGGCCAGGCACTTGTATTTCGTAACTCGCTTGCTACCGATCAGTTTCGCTCGTTCAGCAACAATTATTACTACAACCGCTCTGTGCGGCTGAGCTTCAATTATCAATTTGGCAAAGCGGACAACCGGCCAAACCGTCCGAAGAAAAGCATCCAAAACGACGACCAGAAGCAAGGTGCCAGTAGCCAGCAATAGCGGGGCGCGCTTGCACAGGCGGTTAAGATTTTCTTTCGCTTATTCGCAATAACTCCTTTGGTATCAGATACTTTTGCACCATGAAGTGCTGGGTGGCTGCTCTTTTGCTTTTACTAACAACAGGTTTCCTAACAGCCTGTGCTACTGCTTCGACGAGTCACACGGTCGCGCCGGATCGAGAGGTCGCAGAACCCAGCCAAGGCGCTTTGCTCCGTGATTCTATAAAAGCTACTCCTCATTAATCACTCATACACATTTATAATCTATTGATAATCAACAACTTATACATACAACCATAAAAGAAAAAGCCGCTGATATGCTCAGCGGCTTTTTCTTTTATGGTTTGATTTGCTTAGTCCACGTTGTCGTGCAGGAAGCGATTGTCTCCCAGCAGCTCGTTGTCGTCCGACAGGTTGAACCGTGAGATGTTGCGCTCGCTTGAAGGCACTACGTTTTCGAGCTTTACCTGACGCCGCAAATACGCCGGCGTTTCCAACTGATCCTTGATGGCATCGTTGGTTAGGCCGTTGCTCAACTCCTGCAACCGGCGGCGGCGCTCATCGGCCCGCACGTCCAGCGACGGCCGGATTGGCGTCGGGGGTGCTGGTTGCGGCTGCTGAAACACAACAGGTTCCGGAGCCGGCGACGATGGAGCCGTTACCGGGGGCTCGTAGGTGTAGGGCGAGGTTTCCAGATCGAACTTTACGGGCTGCGGCTCAGGCGCCGCCGCTACCGGCGTGGGTACCGGAACTGGCGCTGGCGCAGGGGGAGCGAAAGTTGGCACCACGGAAGTTGCCTCCTGCCGATCCTTGTCAAACAGGTTGATCTGAGGCTCCGGCGTAACAGCGGATTCCGGTTTGCTGACCGAAAACTGCGTGTTGATGTTGTGTGCCTCGCGCGCAAAGCCCGTTGCGATTACCGTCACGCGAATGCTCTGGCCCAAGGTCGAGTCGATGCCATGACCGAAGATTACCTCGGCGTCCTGACCGGCTTTGTCCTGAATGTATTCCGTGATCTCGGTGAGCTCGTCCATTTCCAACTCGGCCTGATCGCCTGACATGATGGAAAGCAGAATTTTCTGAGCGCCATGAATGTCGGTGTTGTTCAGCAGCGGCGAAGCCAAAGCCTCCTCTGCCGAACGACGCGCCCGGTTTTCACCTTCCGTGATGCTCGAACCCATCACGGCAGCGCCCGAGTCCTTCATGACCGTTTTCACGTCTTCAAAGTCCACGTTGACTTCGCTGGTCACGGTGATGATCTCGGCAATAGACTTGGCGGCAGTGCTCAACACGTTATCGGCCTTGGCAAAGGCCGCCCGAATGGGCAGGTTACCAAAGATCTCGCGTAGTTTATCGTTAAGAATCACGAGCACCGTGTCGCAGTTCTCGCTTAGCTCTTTGATACCGTGCTCGGCCTGCTGGCGCTTCTTTTTGCCTTCAAACAGGAAGGGTGCCGTTACGATACCCACCGTCAGGATGCCCAACTCTTTGGCCACTTTGGCAATTACTGGAGCGGCGCCCGTACCGGTGCCACCGCCCATGCCGGCCGTGATGAATACCATTTTGGTACCGTTGCTGAGCAGTTCCCGGATTTGCTCCCGACTCTCGATGGCGGCTTGCTTGCCACGCTCGGGGTTAGCCCCGGCTCCAAGGCCCTCGGTCAGGTCGACGCCGATTTGCAACTTGTTGGGCACGGTACTGCTGTGCAGCGCCTGCTTATCGGTGTTGCAAATGACGAATTCCACGTCCTTAATGCCCTGGCTGAACATGTGGTTCACAGCGTTGGAGCCACCCCCACCAACCCCAATCACCTTGATGATGGAATTGGACTGCGCCGGAATATCGAATTTATAATTCATGAGAATGAATGGTCAAATTGTTAAAAGCCTAACTTGTTAAACGCTTTCAAAATACAATGTATTGATTATCAGCACCTTAACAATCAGACAATTTAGCCATTACGACTAATACTGCTTATCGTCGAAATCGTCAATCAACAGGCCTTTGGTGCGGCTGATGATGTCTTGGAAGAACTTGCCGGCCCCAGACGTTTTCTTGGGCTGAGCAGGTTGCGCGGGAGCTTGTGGTTGGGGAGCCGGCGTCGGAGTGGCAGCCCGTGGGGCTTCCTGTACCGGGCGGTAAGCAGGCTGCTCCTCTTCGTACGAACGCGTCACGCGCTCATCGATCGAGCGATAGCCAGCCAGCACGAGGCCGACGGTAGTGGCATACATCGGCGACTTTACAGCCTCAATTTTGCTCTTGCCTAAGTGCTCGTTGGGGTAACCGATGCGCGTATCCATGCCGGTTACGTACTCGGTGAGCTGCACCAAATTCTGGAGCTGCGAGCCGCCGCCCGTCAGCACGATGCCGGCAGCCAGTTTATCACCGTGGCCAGTACGCTGAATTTCAGCATACACCAACTCGATGATTTCTTCCATCCGGGCCTCGATGATGTGCGCCAGGTTTTTGAGCGAAATCTCCTTTGGGGCACGATCACGCAAGCCGGGAATGCTAACGATCTCGTAATCAGATGCTTCCTCAGCAATCGCTTTTCCGAATTTCACTTTCAGCTGTTCGGCCTGATTTTGCATCACGGCGCAGCCTTGCTTGATGTCGGAAGTGACAATGTTGCCGCCGAAGGGCAGCACTGCGGCGTGCCGAATGATGCCGTCTTTGAAGATGGCCAAGTCCGTGGTGCCGCCGCCGATGTCGATCAGCGCCACGCCAGCTTCTTTCTCCTCGTCGGAAAGCACTGACATAGAAGAAGATAACGGCTCCAGAATCAGGTTATCGATTTCCAGACCCGCCTTGGTTACGCACTTATTGATGTTGTTGATGGCCGTGCTCTGTGCCGTGATGATGTGGAAGTTACCCTCCAGCCGCACGCCCGACATGCCCACCGGATCCATGATATTTTCCTCGTAATCGACCTTGTAGTCCTGAGGCATTACATGGATGATTTCCGAGCCCGGTGGCGTCACCAAGCGGTACATATCGTTGGTCAGCCGGTTCACGTCGTCAACCGTGATTTCGTTATCGGCGGAAGCACGCGTGATGCTGCCGTTGTGTTGCAGGCTCTTGATGTGCTGCCCGGCAATGCCGACGTTCACCACGCCGATGTTGATGCCCGACTGCTCCTCAGCCTGCCGAATGGCGCGTTTGATGGCGTCCACGGTTTTGTCGATGTTCGACACGATGCCCCGCACAACGCCCTCCGACACAGCTTTACCCATGCCGAGGATTTCAAGTTTGCCAAACTCGTTTTTGCGCCCCACTAGGGCGCAAATTTTGGTGGTGCCGATGTCGAGGCCGACTACAATCTTATCGTTTTGCATGGGATGGGTACGGGCGAGAGGGTTGCGGTTGGATACGGTGTGATTTTATGTAACTAGCTGACTGATAGCAATATACAATAATTGCCATCATTCGCAGATGATTTGATCTTTAAACTCGACGTTGACGCGGTGGTACGTGTCCCAGCCTAGAACTGGCGGAATTTGACGGTAAAATACCATCAGTTTCGCAAATTTTTCCGAAATATTCTCAGGAAAACCAAATTCTACCCGCTGATCTCCTACTTGCTGGGTAAAGGAAACCTTGCCATTGGGCCCGATAAACACCTCCGCTACCTGCGCTCGCCAAAACGGATGCTCGTCGATGTAACGCAGCAGCTTGAGGTATTGCTGGCCTGTAGAATCCTGGAAAAATTGAGATTGCAACGGGGCTCCGCCCTGCCTCGAAATGGGTACGACGCGCGCCGTAAACAACGGCGACAAAGGCAGCTTCCTACCTTCGGCGTCGAGGTAGCTATCTTGGCGCGTATCGGCGTGTACGAGGCGGGCAATGGGGCGATTTTGGCGCACATCGGCGTGCAGGTTGCCGGCTAAGTCGCGGTATACCTGTGCCTCGCGCACAAAACTGTGGGCTTTGAGCCGCGCTTCAAGTGCCTTCAGGTCGAGGTCGTCCGGACGCGCTCCCTCGAGGCGCTGGTTGCCGTTGCGCGTGAGCAAAGCCGTCACTTCCTGTTCGCTGATGAAATAGTTGTTGAATTCGTTGCTGATGCTGACAATTACTTGGCCCACAGGGTGGTGGGCCTGCCGTACTCCGGCAAACACAGCCAACCCGGACAGCAGCACGAGGCATCCGGTAGCGAAAATTAAGTTATTTGCTTTACGCTTCAGCTCCATTCCAGCGAATATTTAAAATATTCTTTAATCGGGGTACCAGTTGATCAATATCGCCGGCACCAACGGTAGCCAGCACATCAAAATCGGTGTCTGTTTCTGCTGCGGCAACGACTTGGTCTTTCGTCTGCAACGATTTTTTGGGAGCCGTTATTTGGGACAAAATCAATTCGGAGGTGACGCCCGGAATTGGTAATTCGCGGGCAGGGTAAATGTCGAGCAGCACCACTTCGTCGGCAATGCTCAGGCTCTCGGAAAAGCCCGGTGCAAAGTCGCGGGTGCGGGTAAACAGGTGAGGTTGAAACACAGCGCGTAACCGCTTGCTCGGATACAATGCCCGTAGAGAACGCAGAAATGCCTCGATTTCGCGTGGGTGGTGGGCATAGTCATCAACATATACCTTCTCCTCCCCAGCCGTTACTATGAATTCGAAACGCCGTTTCACGCCTTTGTAAGCAGCTACGGCAGTTTTGAGAGTATCTGTTTGAACACCTTCGAGTTGCGCTGCAAAGGCGGCCGCCAACATATTTTCGACGTTGTGATAGCCCGGCACGGCCAGCACCAAACCAGCTACGTTGCCTTGGGGGCTGTGCAGGTCGAAATGAAACTCGTGGCCTCGGGCCGTAATGTTGGGCGCGTTTAAATCGGGGCCTTGCTCCGGGTTCAGGCCATACCGCACCACACGTACGCCTGCGGGAACGGCGTCGGCCACGCTAGCGTCGGCAGTGTGGTTGATGATAAGGGTGCCTCCGGGCTTGATCTGGCCCACAAACTGCCGGAAAGACGCTACCAGCGCGTCTTTGTCGCCGTAGATGTCGAGATGGTCGGCGTCGGTGCTGGTTACTATAGCGATATCGGGATGAAGCGTCAGAAACGAGCGGTCGTACTCATCGGCTTCTACTACTACCGCAGCTGCGTCTCCGGGTTTGGCCAGCAATAGATTAGAGTTGAGGTTTACCGCAATGCCGCCCAAGAACGCCGAGCAATTGACGCCCGCGTGGTGCAGCAAATGTGCTACCATGCTGCTGGTAGTAGTTTTGCCATGCGTACCAGCCACCGCGATTGTGCGCTGACCTTGCGTAAGCAAGCCCAACACCTGGCTGCGCTTGCGAATGTCATAGCCGCGTTCGCGCAGCCACGCCCACTCCTTATGATCCTTCGGAATAGCCGGCGTCAGGATCACTAACGTATCCTTTTGATTATCAATTACTTCCCTAGGGATACTTTCTATTGCATCATCGTAATGCACGGCGATGCCTTCCGCCGAAAGGGCTTCGGTCAGGGGTGTTGCGGTTTTGTCGTAACCACTGACGCGGTGCCCATTGGCTTGAAACCAGCGCGCCAGCGCCGACATGCCAATGCCGCCGATGCCGAGAAAATACACGTTTGGAAAAGCTGCTACGGGGTTCATCGGCGATCCATAAGGGCTAGAAGTTCATCCACAATGGTCGTCGTAGCCTCGCCATGAGCGAGTTGGCGCACGTTGGTGCGGAGCTGCTCCTGACGGTTTGAGTCAGCCAGGAGCCGTAGGGCTTCGTCGTAGAGCTTGGCAGGCGCGTCGGCATCGGAAACCAGCAGCGCGGCATCGCGCTTTACCAATGCCATAGCGTTTTTAGTTTGGTGGTCTTCAGCCACATTGGGCGACGGCACCAGAATGCTAGGTTTGCCTGTCAGGCACAGTTCGGAGACGGACAAAGCCCCGGCCCGCGACACCACCACATCAGCAGCGGCATAAGCAAGATCCATGCGCTGCACAAATTCTAGGGCCTTGATATTATCCGCTGCGAAAGGAGCTGCTTGCTCTGCCGCTTCGGGATAGTACAATTTACCGGTTTGCCACAACAGCTGAATTCCTGCCTCGCGTAGACGTGGCAAGGCCGCTGCCGTAGCTTGATTGAGCGTGCGGGCCCCTAAGCTTCCACCGATGACGAGCAACGTCTTTTTTTGTGGCGAGAGGTCAAAAAATTTCAGAGCTTCCTCGCGGCTGCCGCTGGCAATTTCTGTACGCACAGGGTTGCCTGTAAGCACGAGCTTTTCTTTCGGGAAAAACTTCTCCATACCTTCGTAGGCCACGCAAATGCGGTCGACGCGGCGGGCGAGGAGCTTGTTAACCAAGCCGGCGTACGAGTTCTGCTCCTGAATGAGCGCAGGAATGGCGCGCGAAGTAGCGGCCAGCAGCACTGGCGCCGAAGCATAGCCACCTACGCCGACTACAGCATCGGGTTGAAACTGTTCGATCAACTTTCCGGCCTTGCGGACGCTGCGCAGCACCCGTAGCGGGAACATCAGATTTTGCGGCGTCAGACGGCGCTGCAACCCGCTAATATCCAATCCTACAATTTTGTAGCCCGCCTCCGGCACCCGCGTCATTTCCATCCGGCCGTTTGCGCCCACAAACAGAATCTCCGCTTCCGGCTGCCGACGACGCAGCTCGTTGGCAATGGCCACCGCCGGAAATATGTGTCCTCCCGTACCCCCGCCGCTTATGATCACGCGGTAGGGATGCGCCGAGGGCAAGCCCGTGTTATAAAGCTGGGATTCTGGGTGAGGCACTTGGAAAGCGTTGAATGTTAATCTTTTATATAATGCTTTGACTTACAACGAGTTGGCTTTGACTAAGCGTAAGCCGATTTCTTCGGGATGCGCGCGGTATCGTCAGGCTCACCAGTCATGGGACGGATTTCGTGCTCACCACGGCTCACACTCAAGATGATGCCGATGCTTATTCCAGTGAAAATCAGCGAGGTACCACCCATGCTAAGCAGTGGCAATGGCAGACCAGTAATTGGCCCTAAGCCTACCGCTACGCCCATGTTGACCATCGCCTGCAAGACCAAACTAAAACTGACGCCCGCCGACAACAGCCCCCCGAAGGCCCCGTAGCTGTTCATCACCGTTTTGAGCCCTCGATAGAGAAAGGCGAGGTAGAGGAACAGCACAAACGCACCGCCCGCTAGGCCATATTCCTCAATAATTACGGCGTAGATAAAGTCGGAATACGGGTGCGGCAGAATGTTGCGCTCGGTGCTTTTGCCGGGGCCTTTGCCCGTAATGCCGCCCGTGGCAATGGCGATGTAGCTGTGTTCCAACTGAAAAGGAACGGGCTTGCTCTTGTCGGTGAAGCTCTCAATGCGCGACTGCACCGTTTTCCAGCGCTGGCCGCTGGCTAGGGCCACGCCGCCTACCACTACACCAATCACCACCATCACCAGCATTTGCTTCATCGGTACGCGGCCAATGAACATGAGCAGCAGGCAGGTCGCAAACAGTAAAGCTGCCGTGGACGCATTGGTAAGCGCGATCAGCCCGCAAATGATCATAATCCAGATCATAACCGGCATGAGCGTGGTTCGGAAATCATCAACGTTGTTTTGGCGGCGCGAAAGCATGGAGGCCAAGTGCGCGATCAGGGCCAGTTTGGCCAAGTCGGAGGGCTGGAAAGTTTGGTTGATGACCGGAATCGTGAGCCAGCGCGACGCATCGTTGAGCGTAGTGCCGCCCACAAAAAACGTAAACAGCAACAGCGGCACCGACAACAGCAGCGCGTACAGCGAGA
This window encodes:
- the murG gene encoding undecaprenyldiphospho-muramoylpentapeptide beta-N-acetylglucosaminyltransferase, with the translated sequence MPHPESQLYNTGLPSAHPYRVIISGGGTGGHIFPAVAIANELRRRQPEAEILFVGANGRMEMTRVPEAGYKIVGLDISGLQRRLTPQNLMFPLRVLRSVRKAGKLIEQFQPDAVVGVGGYASAPVLLAATSRAIPALIQEQNSYAGLVNKLLARRVDRICVAYEGMEKFFPKEKLVLTGNPVRTEIASGSREEALKFFDLSPQKKTLLVIGGSLGARTLNQATAAALPRLREAGIQLLWQTGKLYYPEAAEQAAPFAADNIKALEFVQRMDLAYAAADVVVSRAGALSVSELCLTGKPSILVPSPNVAEDHQTKNAMALVKRDAALLVSDADAPAKLYDEALRLLADSNRQEQLRTNVRQLAHGEATTTIVDELLALMDRR
- the ftsA gene encoding cell division protein FtsA; this translates as MQNDKIVVGLDIGTTKICALVGRKNEFGKLEILGMGKAVSEGVVRGIVSNIDKTVDAIKRAIRQAEEQSGINIGVVNVGIAGQHIKSLQHNGSITRASADNEITVDDVNRLTNDMYRLVTPPGSEIIHVMPQDYKVDYEENIMDPVGMSGVRLEGNFHIITAQSTAINNINKCVTKAGLEIDNLILEPLSSSMSVLSDEEKEAGVALIDIGGGTTDLAIFKDGIIRHAAVLPFGGNIVTSDIKQGCAVMQNQAEQLKVKFGKAIAEEASDYEIVSIPGLRDRAPKEISLKNLAHIIEARMEEIIELVYAEIQRTGHGDKLAAGIVLTGGGSQLQNLVQLTEYVTGMDTRIGYPNEHLGKSKIEAVKSPMYATTVGLVLAGYRSIDERVTRSYEEEQPAYRPVQEAPRAATPTPAPQPQAPAQPAQPKKTSGAGKFFQDIISRTKGLLIDDFDDKQY
- the ftsZ gene encoding cell division protein FtsZ, translated to MNYKFDIPAQSNSIIKVIGVGGGGSNAVNHMFSQGIKDVEFVICNTDKQALHSSTVPNKLQIGVDLTEGLGAGANPERGKQAAIESREQIRELLSNGTKMVFITAGMGGGTGTGAAPVIAKVAKELGILTVGIVTAPFLFEGKKKRQQAEHGIKELSENCDTVLVILNDKLREIFGNLPIRAAFAKADNVLSTAAKSIAEIITVTSEVNVDFEDVKTVMKDSGAAVMGSSITEGENRARRSAEEALASPLLNNTDIHGAQKILLSIMSGDQAELEMDELTEITEYIQDKAGQDAEVIFGHGIDSTLGQSIRVTVIATGFAREAHNINTQFSVSKPESAVTPEPQINLFDKDRQEATSVVPTFAPPAPAPVPVPTPVAAAPEPQPVKFDLETSPYTYEPPVTAPSSPAPEPVVFQQPQPAPPTPIRPSLDVRADERRRRLQELSNGLTNDAIKDQLETPAYLRRQVKLENVVPSSERNISRFNLSDDNELLGDNRFLHDNVD
- a CDS encoding FtsW/RodA/SpoVE family cell cycle protein, whose protein sequence is METIKNWLRQNLKGDPVLWGIVILFSMISMAVVYSATGTLGYKNELHGRSGTTEMILLKHSSLIFMGLALMWLAHRIDYRYYSRLSLYALLLSVPLLLFTFFVGGTTLNDASRWLTIPVINQTFQPSDLAKLALIAHLASMLSRRQNNVDDFRTTLMPVMIWIMIICGLIALTNASTAALLFATCLLLMFIGRVPMKQMLVMVVIGVVVGGVALASGQRWKTVQSRIESFTDKSKPVPFQLEHSYIAIATGGITGKGPGKSTERNILPHPYSDFIYAVIIEEYGLAGGAFVLFLYLAFLYRGLKTVMNSYGAFGGLLSAGVSFSLVLQAMVNMGVAVGLGPITGLPLPLLSMGGTSLIFTGISIGIILSVSRGEHEIRPMTGEPDDTARIPKKSAYA
- a CDS encoding cell division protein FtsQ/DivIB; its protein translation is MLLSGLAVFAGVRQAHHPVGQVIVSISNEFNNYFISEQEVTALLTRNGNQRLEGARPDDLDLKALEARLKAHSFVREAQVYRDLAGNLHADVRQNRPIARLVHADTRQDSYLDAEGRKLPLSPLFTARVVPISRQGGAPLQSQFFQDSTGQQYLKLLRYIDEHPFWRAQVAEVFIGPNGKVSFTQQVGDQRVEFGFPENISEKFAKLMVFYRQIPPVLGWDTYHRVNVEFKDQIICE
- the murC gene encoding UDP-N-acetylmuramate--L-alanine ligase, giving the protein MNPVAAFPNVYFLGIGGIGMSALARWFQANGHRVSGYDKTATPLTEALSAEGIAVHYDDAIESIPREVIDNQKDTLVILTPAIPKDHKEWAWLRERGYDIRKRSQVLGLLTQGQRTIAVAGTHGKTTTSSMVAHLLHHAGVNCSAFLGGIAVNLNSNLLLAKPGDAAAVVVEADEYDRSFLTLHPDIAIVTSTDADHLDIYGDKDALVASFRQFVGQIKPGGTLIINHTADASVADAVPAGVRVVRYGLNPEQGPDLNAPNITARGHEFHFDLHSPQGNVAGLVLAVPGYHNVENMLAAAFAAQLEGVQTDTLKTAVAAYKGVKRRFEFIVTAGEEKVYVDDYAHHPREIEAFLRSLRALYPSKRLRAVFQPHLFTRTRDFAPGFSESLSIADEVVLLDIYPARELPIPGVTSELILSQITAPKKSLQTKDQVVAAAETDTDFDVLATVGAGDIDQLVPRLKNILNIRWNGAEA
- a CDS encoding outer membrane beta-barrel family protein, yielding MKHPLLLLMLLSSTGSLRAVAQTTPSASRPTLSTLPTAKGNGRLTGTVVNAKNNQPVEYATVALLDKATDKPLDGGVCDEKGHFSLTKIAAGDYKISISFVGFQSKVIDNVRVADADATVNLGQISLTPSVQQLKEVKVTGERELVENKVDRIVYNAEKDITNTGGTAADVLRKVPLLTVDLDGNVQMRGSSNLRVLINNKPSTIVAASVADALRQIPADQIKSVEVITSPSAKYDAEGTGGVLNIILKKNSLPGVNGSVGASAGTRSSNLNTNLNARREKFGLNANAGSYLFYNRGRGETARTTYLPNNLEASLEQTSTSRTNGASLYGQLGFDYDLTAKDAFSLSGRGNLFRFRNTSDQFSAYTSPLTPSDVYDRDVANRNQNRNIDLNFGYTRTMKPRQELSLLALYSISKGNSDYGLDQFRDQTRLDYREKSFNDNRNREATLQADYMQPVDSTGTLEIGTKMILRDVGSDYQILADSLKGTGYLLIPSRTNEFRYQQNVYAGYLTYAFTWQKVYTFKAGGRLENTHINGDFLTSDATVSQSYTNFVPSVMAARDFGKTKNQKLKLSYSRRIQRPNIYFLNPYVNTQDRRNVRSGNPELNPELTNSYELGYSTYFKTSSINASAYWRQTNNAIEQISQTVPSTTFFPDDPAGSTLLYSTFQNVARNANYGLNLYGSTKVLTKVTVNGSVNGYYQVVRSAALNTTNRGLMFNGNLSTSWQIGKGYSAQFNGFMSSRTVTLQGRSSGFRYYALAMKKELFEKKGSLTLNLENPFGQALVFRNSLATDQFRSFSNNYYYNRSVRLSFNYQFGKADNRPNRPKKSIQNDDQKQGASSQQ